The Scleropages formosus chromosome 11, fSclFor1.1, whole genome shotgun sequence genome window below encodes:
- the LOC114911907 gene encoding macrophage mannose receptor 1-like, with translation MECRIFLLLFSGLCTLSSCFPHLYHFVNMNKSWNEAQSYCRKNYTDLVTINNPEEMNRVINSVNLTGYTGPAWIGLEKGNSWKWQWSLEERRLYSDGQTEFSNWDSGEPNNHGGNENCVGMRDTGKWNDIPCASKTPTGFFICYDERKQTNQKYIFINQNNTNWTEAQRYCRENHTDLVSVRNQTENDLIHNMFPSKTWVWIGLYRDYWQWSDQRNSSFRYWAPGKPDNNTGNENCTVASFTQTLNGTWDDRQRGENHPFLCYDGELSQIHNL, from the exons ATGGAATGCAGAATATTTCTTCTTCTGTTCTCAG GACTCTGTACACTGTCCTCATGTTTCCCTCATCTATATCACTTTGTGAACATGAATAAGAGCTGGAATGAAGCACAGAGTTACTGCAGAAAGAACTACACTGACCTGGTTACCATTAACaacccagaggaaatgaacagagtGATTAACAGTGTAAACCTCACTGGTTATACTGGACCAGCCTGGATAGGACTGGAGAAGGGAAACTCGTGGAAGTGGCAGTGGTCTCTGGAAGAGAGACGTCTCTACAGTGATGGACAGACTGAGTTCTCAAACTGGGACAGTGGGGAACCAAACAATCATGGTGGGAATGAGAACTGTGTGGGGATGAGAGACACTGGGAAATGGAATGATATTCCCTGTGCCTCTAAAACTCCCACAGGATTCTTTATTTGTTATGATG agagaaaacaaaccaaCCAGAAATACATCTtcattaatcaaaataataCGAACTGGACGGAGGCACAGAGATACTGCAGAGAGAATCACACAGACCTGGTCAGTGTGAGGAACCAGACTGAGAATGATCTCATACACAACATGTTTCCAAGTAAAACCTGGGTGTGGATCGGTCTGTACAGAGACTACTGGCAGTGGTCAGACCAGAGAAACTCCTCATTCCGCTACTGGGCACCAGGAAAACCTGATAATAATACTGGGAATGAGAACTGTACTGTAGCCTCGTTCACACAGACACTCAATGGAACGTGGGATGATCGACAGCGTGGTGAAAATCACCCGTTCCTGTGTTACGATGGTGAGTTGAGTCAGATTCACAActtgtaa
- the LOC114911850 gene encoding C-type lectin lectoxin-Lio3-like has translation MSSSANGVTTDGMNSSTNPLLLVQENKTWNEALRYCRDNNMELVSVHNADVQKWVEETVKNATSGHVWLGLRYTCVLNFWFWVSAQSIQYEHWAPSNETGAIDCGTTGAVKSSEGYKWVPLLDTEKLNFICYKCLLV, from the exons ATGAGCTCTTCCGCAA atggagtCACAACTGACGGAATGAACTCTTCCACAA ATCCACTGCTCTTGGTCCAGGAGAATAAAACTTGGAATGAAGCCCTGAGATACTGCCGAGATAACAATATGGAGCTGGTGTCTGTCCACAATGCTGATGTCCAGAAGTGGGTGGAGGAGACGGTGAAAAATGCCACCAGTGGCCATGTGTGGCTGGGTCTGCGTTATACCTGTGTCCTAAACTTCTGGTTCTGGGTCAGCGCACAATCCATTCAGTACGAACACTGGGCTCCCAGCAATGAGACAGGAGCCATAGACTGTGGAACTACAGGAGCTGTGAAATCTTCAGAAGGTTATAAGTGGGTCCCTCTCCTTGACACTGAGAAGCTCAACTTCATCTGCTACAAATGTTTGTTAGTCTGA
- the LOC108930639 gene encoding protein KHNYN-like isoform X2 produces the protein MASAQYFPLTLGGDRELVVDEFACPTGVQRLVQSLQPMVERVFRVKFVIGGEEESLFPGNDQTWLKMTGDKTEVEAAKLFVKGLVNQEEQQEISYPEALNCVFCGARGLFMDCLIRNTSALMVTVSQGSMLVSGLMEPVVQAYSLILTLLENYRASQGQNIEAGVDVLGDCLDSRRAFKVLVEQWSDRHTLDLLLLPRPVKEILLNVVRESRLVIEGEGPGFASVEGYREAGEAERSMLRDVLRWTPWDKEGYVQGHTNLENPYLYNGRMIGFSQVPPSHQPRCQTVQKFSGEKQHLGERNVEELKESAALDSSCQVVPPIHDPLQSPQMEDRGYRHGPQELGEEEGLALSVGSAEEFGLQLKFFTAMGYSEDVVKRVLAKTGPKEVSQILDLVQQEQDKKAEEERTHVPTGHSHTGVGRWGEEEDAAGDPSREREEDSDKEQRGRNKGQRGAAELVTGEGEAACEENATAVGKDDFVLGVLKNAAASCGYPEERVIELYNNLPGLSTGDLLKELQKEAMRGRGKGKELGRGVGGGAGRHWEARTSPAVEHKRGAKGRGRHEKKSHRASESGDVSSDAVSMDNPPVLLPLSPGSDVRGPPKPTYPPGVPPALSACSPLSVKSQDQPGLVNVTPAVMVTGEQRFLDSLLTPFDLKLTDSPGDPSLRRVIIDGSNVAMSHGLSQFFSCRGIALAVQFFWNRGHRNVTTFVPQWRLKRHPKVTEQHYLTELQNLGLLSLTPSREVQGMRINSYDDRFLLHLAQKTDGVIVTNDNLRDLLDESPAWRDIIKKR, from the exons ATGGCATCGGCGCAGTACTTTCCTCTGACGCTAGGCGGCGACAGAGAGCTGGTGGTGGATGAGTTCGCGTGCCCTACGGGGGTGCAGAGGCTGGTGCAGTCCCTCCAGCCCATGGTGGAGCGTGTGTTCAGGGTCAAGTTTGTAATCGGGGGCGAGGAGGAATCATTGTTTCCTGGAAACGATCAGACTTGGCTGAAGATGACTGGAGACAAAACGGAAGTGGAGGCGGCCaag CTTTTTGTGAAAGGTTTGGTGAACCAGGAAGAGCAGCAAGAGATATCGTACCCAGAGGCCttaaattgtgtgttttgtggtgcCAGAGGGTTGTTCATGGACTGCCTGATCAGGAATACCTCTGCACTCATGGTG ACAGTTTCTCAAGGATCCATGCTTGTTTCTGGTCTGATGGAGCCTGTGGTCCAGGCCTATTCCCTCATACTCACCCTGTTGGAGAATTACAGGGCTAGTCAAGGACAGAACATTGAAGCTGGAGTGGATGTGTTAGGAGATTGCCTTGATTCCCGCCGGGCTTTCAAGGTTCTGGTTGAGCAGTGGTCGGACCGACACACATTGGACCTGCTGCTCTTGCCTAGGCCGGTGAAAGAGATTCTGCTGAATGTGGTAAGAGAGTCCAGACTGGTCATTGAGGGAGAAGGTCCAGGGTTTGCCTCTGTAGAGGGATACAGAGAAGCAGGAGAGGCAGAGAGGTCTATGCTGAGGGATGTCCTAAGATGGACACCTTGGGACAAAGAAGGATACGTACAGGGTCACACCAACTTGGAGAATCCATATCTCTACAATGGAAGAATGATTGGATTTTCACAAGTTCCACCATCTCATCAGCCACGGTGTCAAACCGTCCAGAAGTtcagtggagaaaagcaacacttGGGAGAGAGAAATGTTGAGGAGCTGAAGGAGTCGGCAGCACTTGATTCATCCTGTCAGGTTGTCCCCCCAATCCATGACCCCCTACAGAGTCCACAGATGGAAGACAGAGGTTACAGACATGGACCTCAAGAGCTGGGGGAGGAGGAAGGGCTGGCGCTGTCAGTGGGCAGTGCTGAGGAGTTTGGACTCCAGCTGAAGTTCTTTACAGCTATGGGGTACAGTGAAGATGTGGTAAAGAGAGTCTTGGCTAAGACTGGTCCAAAAGAGGTCTCCCAGATTTTGGACCTTGTCCAGCAGGAGCAAGATAAGAAGGCAGAAGAAGAGCGGACACATGTCCCGACAGGTCACTCGCACACAGGTGTGGGAAGATGGGGGGAAGAGGAAGATGCTGCAGGAGATCCAAGCAGGGAGCGAGAGGAGGACAGTGATAAAGAGCAGAGAGGTAGGAATAAAGGGCAGAGGGGGGCAGCAGAGCTGGTGACAGGGGAAGGGGAGGCTGCGTGTGAGGAAAACGCAACAGCGGTGGGGAAGGATGACTTTGTTCTGGGAGTGCTGAAGAATGCCGCCGCCAGCTGTGGATACCCAGAAGAGAGGGTCATAGAGCTGTACAACAACCTCCCAGGTCTGTCCACAGGAGACCTGCTCAAGGAGCTGCAGAAAGAGGCCATGAGGGGAAGAGGGAAGGGGAAGGAGTTGGGACGAGGagttgggggtggggcagggagACATTGGGAAGCTCGCACATCTCCTGCTGTGGAGCACAAGAGGGGAGCAAAGGGCAGAGGGAGACATGAGAAGAAGTCTCATCGCGCTTCAGAATCAGGTGACGTGAGTAGCGATGCTGTGAGTATGGATAACCCGCCAGTCCTGCTTCCACTAAGCCCAGGAAGTGATGTCAGGGGACCCCCCAAGCCCACATACCCTCCAGGTGTTCCACCTGCCTTGAGCGCCTGCTCCCCACTCTCGgtgaagtcccaggatcaaccCGGCCTGGTGAACGTCACCCCAGCAGTTATGGTAACGGGTGAACAGCGATTCCTCGATAGCTTGTTAACGCCCTTTGACCTGAAGCTGACTGATAGCCCCGGGGACCCCAGCCTACGGCGCGTGATCATCGATGGGAGCAACGTTGCCATGAG CCATGGTCTTAGTCAGTTTTTCTCATGCCGTGGCATCGCCTTAGCAGTCCAGTTCTTCTGGAACCGGGGCCACCGCAACGTCACCACCTTTGTCCCCCAGTGGCGGCTGAAGAGACatccgaaggtcacag AGCAACACTACTTGACTGAGCTCCAAAACCTGGGTCTTCTCTCCTTAACTCCATCAAGAGAGGTGCAAGGAATGAGAATCAACTCCTACGATGACAG GTTCCTGCTCCATCTGGCTCAGAAGACAGATGGAGTGATTGTGACGAATGACAACCTGAGAGACCTTTTGGACGAATCGCCAGCCTGGAGAGACATCATCAAGAAAAGGTAG
- the LOC108930639 gene encoding protein KHNYN-like isoform X1 has product MASAQYFPLTLGGDRELVVDEFACPTGVQRLVQSLQPMVERVFRVKFVIGGEEESLFPGNDQTWLKMTGDKTEVEAAKLFVKGLVNQEEQQEISYPEALNCVFCGARGLFMDCLIRNTSALMVTVSQGSMLVSGLMEPVVQAYSLILTLLENYRASQGQNIEAGVDVLGDCLDSRRAFKVLVEQWSDRHTLDLLLLPRPVKEILLNVVRESRLVIEGEGPGFASVEGYREAGEAERSMLRDVLRWTPWDKEGYVQGHTNLENPYLYNGRMIGFSQVPPSHQPRCQTVQKFSGEKQHLGERNVEELKESAALDSSCQVVPPIHDPLQSPQMEDRGYRHGPQELGEEEGLALSVGSAEEFGLQLKFFTAMGYSEDVVKRVLAKTGPKEVSQILDLVQQEQDKKAEEERTHVPTGHSHTGVGRWGEEEDAAGDPSREREEDSDKEQRGRNKGQRGAAELVTGEGEAACEENATAVGKDDFVLGVLKNAAASCGYPEERVIELYNNLPGLSTGDLLKELQKEAMRGRGKGKELGRGVGGGAGRHWEARTSPAVEHKRGAKGRGRHEKKSHRASESGDVSSDAVSMDNPPVLLPLSPGSDVRGPPKPTYPPGVPPALSACSPLSVKSQDQPGLVNVTPAVMVTGEQRFLDSLLTPFDLKLTDSPGDPSLRRVIIDGSNVAMSHGLSQFFSCRGIALAVQFFWNRGHRNVTTFVPQWRLKRHPKVTEQHYLTELQNLGLLSLTPSREVQGMRINSYDDRFLLHLAQKTDGVIVTNDNLRDLLDESPAWRDIIKKRLLQYTFVGDLFMVPDDPLGRGGPHLKDFLRSQDRSPVPGSHTFSGLGSPFPPLPPPNAQTEVLQYRDRTVGFPPQRGGLHGFEGGRGRGQSRGKGRGGIRPEPVHMSGGKERSAAQTSNLREQLCQVFKGEDSVVTMVLTCNPSITDTNSLSDIILQVLEERARNS; this is encoded by the exons ATGGCATCGGCGCAGTACTTTCCTCTGACGCTAGGCGGCGACAGAGAGCTGGTGGTGGATGAGTTCGCGTGCCCTACGGGGGTGCAGAGGCTGGTGCAGTCCCTCCAGCCCATGGTGGAGCGTGTGTTCAGGGTCAAGTTTGTAATCGGGGGCGAGGAGGAATCATTGTTTCCTGGAAACGATCAGACTTGGCTGAAGATGACTGGAGACAAAACGGAAGTGGAGGCGGCCaag CTTTTTGTGAAAGGTTTGGTGAACCAGGAAGAGCAGCAAGAGATATCGTACCCAGAGGCCttaaattgtgtgttttgtggtgcCAGAGGGTTGTTCATGGACTGCCTGATCAGGAATACCTCTGCACTCATGGTG ACAGTTTCTCAAGGATCCATGCTTGTTTCTGGTCTGATGGAGCCTGTGGTCCAGGCCTATTCCCTCATACTCACCCTGTTGGAGAATTACAGGGCTAGTCAAGGACAGAACATTGAAGCTGGAGTGGATGTGTTAGGAGATTGCCTTGATTCCCGCCGGGCTTTCAAGGTTCTGGTTGAGCAGTGGTCGGACCGACACACATTGGACCTGCTGCTCTTGCCTAGGCCGGTGAAAGAGATTCTGCTGAATGTGGTAAGAGAGTCCAGACTGGTCATTGAGGGAGAAGGTCCAGGGTTTGCCTCTGTAGAGGGATACAGAGAAGCAGGAGAGGCAGAGAGGTCTATGCTGAGGGATGTCCTAAGATGGACACCTTGGGACAAAGAAGGATACGTACAGGGTCACACCAACTTGGAGAATCCATATCTCTACAATGGAAGAATGATTGGATTTTCACAAGTTCCACCATCTCATCAGCCACGGTGTCAAACCGTCCAGAAGTtcagtggagaaaagcaacacttGGGAGAGAGAAATGTTGAGGAGCTGAAGGAGTCGGCAGCACTTGATTCATCCTGTCAGGTTGTCCCCCCAATCCATGACCCCCTACAGAGTCCACAGATGGAAGACAGAGGTTACAGACATGGACCTCAAGAGCTGGGGGAGGAGGAAGGGCTGGCGCTGTCAGTGGGCAGTGCTGAGGAGTTTGGACTCCAGCTGAAGTTCTTTACAGCTATGGGGTACAGTGAAGATGTGGTAAAGAGAGTCTTGGCTAAGACTGGTCCAAAAGAGGTCTCCCAGATTTTGGACCTTGTCCAGCAGGAGCAAGATAAGAAGGCAGAAGAAGAGCGGACACATGTCCCGACAGGTCACTCGCACACAGGTGTGGGAAGATGGGGGGAAGAGGAAGATGCTGCAGGAGATCCAAGCAGGGAGCGAGAGGAGGACAGTGATAAAGAGCAGAGAGGTAGGAATAAAGGGCAGAGGGGGGCAGCAGAGCTGGTGACAGGGGAAGGGGAGGCTGCGTGTGAGGAAAACGCAACAGCGGTGGGGAAGGATGACTTTGTTCTGGGAGTGCTGAAGAATGCCGCCGCCAGCTGTGGATACCCAGAAGAGAGGGTCATAGAGCTGTACAACAACCTCCCAGGTCTGTCCACAGGAGACCTGCTCAAGGAGCTGCAGAAAGAGGCCATGAGGGGAAGAGGGAAGGGGAAGGAGTTGGGACGAGGagttgggggtggggcagggagACATTGGGAAGCTCGCACATCTCCTGCTGTGGAGCACAAGAGGGGAGCAAAGGGCAGAGGGAGACATGAGAAGAAGTCTCATCGCGCTTCAGAATCAGGTGACGTGAGTAGCGATGCTGTGAGTATGGATAACCCGCCAGTCCTGCTTCCACTAAGCCCAGGAAGTGATGTCAGGGGACCCCCCAAGCCCACATACCCTCCAGGTGTTCCACCTGCCTTGAGCGCCTGCTCCCCACTCTCGgtgaagtcccaggatcaaccCGGCCTGGTGAACGTCACCCCAGCAGTTATGGTAACGGGTGAACAGCGATTCCTCGATAGCTTGTTAACGCCCTTTGACCTGAAGCTGACTGATAGCCCCGGGGACCCCAGCCTACGGCGCGTGATCATCGATGGGAGCAACGTTGCCATGAG CCATGGTCTTAGTCAGTTTTTCTCATGCCGTGGCATCGCCTTAGCAGTCCAGTTCTTCTGGAACCGGGGCCACCGCAACGTCACCACCTTTGTCCCCCAGTGGCGGCTGAAGAGACatccgaaggtcacag AGCAACACTACTTGACTGAGCTCCAAAACCTGGGTCTTCTCTCCTTAACTCCATCAAGAGAGGTGCAAGGAATGAGAATCAACTCCTACGATGACAG GTTCCTGCTCCATCTGGCTCAGAAGACAGATGGAGTGATTGTGACGAATGACAACCTGAGAGACCTTTTGGACGAATCGCCAGCCTGGAGAGACATCATCAAGAAAAG GTTGCTCCAGTACACATTCGTTGGTGATCTCTTCATGGTGCCTGATGACCCGCTTGGCCGCGGAGGACCCCACCTCAAAGACTTCCTCCGATCTCAGGACAG ATCTCCAGTCCCTGGAAGCCACACGTTTTCAGGACTGGGATCCCCCTTCCCTCCACTTCCCCCACCCAATGCCCAGACAGAAGTCTTGCAGTACCGAGATCGGACAGTTGGGTTTCCACCGCAGAGAGGAGGTCTTCATGGGTTCGAAGGAGGGAGGGGCCGGGGTCAAAGCAGAGGAAAGGGGAGGGGCGGAATCAGACCGGAGCCAGTACATATGAgtggagggaaggagaggagtgCGGCTCAGACCTCGAACCTCAGGGAGCAGTTGTGTCAGGTGTTTAAAGGGGAAGACAGTGTGGTCACAATGGTTCTGACCTGCAACCCCAGCATCACTGATACCAACTCGCTGTCTGATATCATCCTGCAAGTCCTGGAGGAAAGGGCAAGAAACAGTTAA